Within the Haloarcula sp. CBA1127 genome, the region AACTCCGGCCAAGCGACGAGCGCTGCTTCGTCACTGTTGTTGGGGAGGTCCTCGTTGAGTTTCTCAGTCGCGTATTCCATGTCCGTATTCGTAAACAACGTCGGGCTGTTTTCCGACCACCGTGTCTGGGTCTCGGCGTCCAGCAGGAAATTCAAGAAGTCCTCCGCCATCCGCCGTTTGTCAGTGCCACGGACCGGACACCAGTGGTTGACGAAACCGCTGTTTCTGTCCGGTGCGGTGTGGCTCAGGTCAGGATAGTCGTCAATATCGTACGCGGTCTGTTCGTAGTACCACTGCGCGTGGTCGATAATGCCGTTCGCGAACAGTTGCCAGATGTCTTCCCCGGAAGACGCCCAGCCCTGGATGTTCCACTGCTCTTTCATATAGTCAAACACGTTCATCGAGAGGTCCTCATCGTACACTTCCCCGGCAAGCTCCTTTTCATCCATCGCGACAGCAGCGTCATGCTGCGGGAACCACCAGAACCCTTTGTCGATGCCGATTCCATTTCCGTTGGCGGCTTCTGGGGCGGCAAGGTCGGCCCAAGTGGTCGGTTCGAAGTCTAGATCGTTTCGATAGATGAGCGTCGTCGGTGCACCGTCGACGGGGACGCCGAACTCCGTGGTTCGGAAGTCAGTGTAATAATCGATGACGCCGTCCAGATTCGGCACGTTCTCCTCTCGTACCGGCAAGAACAGGTCATCGTTGCGACCAAGGAGGTAAAAATACCCCTCTGTGATGGTGACATCGAACGGCGGCTGCTCCGCCGGTGCTGATCTGATTTTCGCCAGGATCTCGTTCCAGCCGCGGTTGACCTGTAATCGACCACCAGTCCGCTCCTCGTACATCGGCTTTATCGTTTCTTCGAAGCGGTCAGCGTAGTTCCCGCTCCAGACCATTACGCGCAGTGTCTCACCGCTGAAATCCTGGCCACTACTACTGTCGCCCGTGCTGGCACCGCCACTTTCACCACCAGTCCCACCGTCGCCGTCATCGCTGGCTAACGAAGCGCAGCCAGCGAACACTCCGACGGTTCCGGCTCCGGTGGCGGTCAGGAACCGTCGACGGCTGGTTCCAGACTGTCGGATCGGTTCGCTCTCGGTATGCTCGTTATTGCCACACATTGCTATACGCACATATTCCACGCATATTATAAAAAACTACCTTCGATACCCCCACTCTGATACAACCACAGTCCGCGATTCCAGCAGAAAGCATCGCTTGGGAAGAGATGAAGTGGGATGTTGCAGCCAGAGACGGACTAGTAGTCGGTGGCTAGAAAACAGGGTGTTGTTACGAAACGCGCTGCCAAGATTAGCTCGTCGTTCGGAGGCGCTCTTCAAGTTCGTCGACGACATCCCTGAGCGCATTCGGAACTTCCTGTTCGAGAACCATCCCATCAACCCGATACGTCGGTCCCGAGACACTGAGCGCGCCAATCACGTCCCCCTCCGGCCCGTGAACAGCTTTCCCGATGCTTCGCATCCCATCAGTGTACCCCTGGTCGTCGACAGCGTAGCCGCGTTCTCGAATCTGCTCCAGTTCGGCGTGCAACTCTTCCCGCGACGTGATCGTGTGGTCAGTCCGTGCAGGGAGCCCCCACCGCTCGATAACGTCTTCGACGCGGGACCTGGAATAGGTGGCTAACACTGCCAGCCCAGAGGCGGTCGCGTGCATATGATAATACGACCCAGTCCTGGCCCGATACTCCTTCGATGGCCCCTCAGTAGTCGTATCCCCGAACTTTGCCCACTTGTGATAGGACTCGGCGATTGTGATAACCCTGCCACGGTCCGGAGCCACGAAGTCACACTCTTCCTCTGTGCGTTCGGTGAGAGCTGCGATTGCTTCCTCGATGTGCGGGTAACCGGGCCATCGACTTCGTGCCTGCTCGCCGTAATTCAGGAACCGCAACCCGACCTGATATATTTCGCCGCGTTTGACCAGAAAGCCGCTATCGCGGAGCGTGGTGAGATGCTTGTGTGCAGTACTCTTGGCCACGTCTACCTCTTCGACGATGTCCCGAAGCCGTGCACCGTCACGGTCGGAGACGATATCGATAATCTCGATCGATAGTTCCGTGGTATCGACGGACATATATCAGTTGTGCGTCTGATGGGATTTAGTAGTTCGGTAGAGCAAAACCAGAATTGTAAATTGTCATACGCTATTATGTTTTGTGTGAGCGTGTAACAATATCTGTGGGGCTAGTTCGATTGAGCGAAATAGTGTCGATGTACCCTGCTGGCATCGGAAGAGAAATAACAGAAGTACAGACGTTATATGGGGCGTGGTCGGACCCGAGAACTAGTCGCGCAATCAGTGTGAGAAAGGGACTCAGATGGCTTCCCAACGATGGTTCCCAGTTCGATTATATGAAACAGTTGGGTCGAAACACGGGATTTAGAGTTGGAACCGGAAGGGCCCAATAGCCACGTAACGAATTTTGGTGATTAAACTCCGTCCAGGCTGTCACTAATTCTCTAATTTTATGTATGCAATATCGTGCTTCAACGTCAGCCACCCGTCTATCCGTCTATAGTACTGTATTCGTAGTATTGGCTTCGAACTTCGATTTCGTTTTTCGTATATCGAAGTATCTCTAACAGATTCGCCATATACCTAGAGGTAAATCTATCTCTGGGGCCAGTGATACCAAGGGAGACCATGACTTCCTGTTCGTCATTGAATATCGGAACGGCGACACCTCGAACGCCCCTGAGATGCTCTTCATCGTCTATCGCATAGCCCTGGTCACGGATTCGCTCGAGGGCTGCTTCGAGAGCGGCCCGGGATGACAGCGTGTTGTCAGTCCCTTTCGGAAGCCCATGGTCAGCAACGATTTCGTTTCGTTTTTCCACCGGAAGATGTGCCAGAATAACTTTGCCCAGCGATGTCCAGTGCATCTCGGTATGATTACCGATCGGGATTTCGTCGCCCGCAGCTTTTCCGCCCGAACTTCTGTAGAGGATGACCCGCTGTCCGTTCTCCTCGATGCCGGCACCAGCAATCT harbors:
- a CDS encoding PotD/PotF family extracellular solute-binding protein, translating into MCGNNEHTESEPIRQSGTSRRRFLTATGAGTVGVFAGCASLASDDGDGGTGGESGGASTGDSSSGQDFSGETLRVMVWSGNYADRFEETIKPMYEERTGGRLQVNRGWNEILAKIRSAPAEQPPFDVTITEGYFYLLGRNDDLFLPVREENVPNLDGVIDYYTDFRTTEFGVPVDGAPTTLIYRNDLDFEPTTWADLAAPEAANGNGIGIDKGFWWFPQHDAAVAMDEKELAGEVYDEDLSMNVFDYMKEQWNIQGWASSGEDIWQLFANGIIDHAQWYYEQTAYDIDDYPDLSHTAPDRNSGFVNHWCPVRGTDKRRMAEDFLNFLLDAETQTRWSENSPTLFTNTDMEYATEKLNEDLPNNSDEAALVAWPEFDYINSNFDSFNQRISEMEASSN
- a CDS encoding IclR family transcriptional regulator, yielding MSVDTTELSIEIIDIVSDRDGARLRDIVEEVDVAKSTAHKHLTTLRDSGFLVKRGEIYQVGLRFLNYGEQARSRWPGYPHIEEAIAALTERTEEECDFVAPDRGRVITIAESYHKWAKFGDTTTEGPSKEYRARTGSYYHMHATASGLAVLATYSRSRVEDVIERWGLPARTDHTITSREELHAELEQIRERGYAVDDQGYTDGMRSIGKAVHGPEGDVIGALSVSGPTYRVDGMVLEQEVPNALRDVVDELEERLRTTS
- a CDS encoding IclR family transcriptional regulator, giving the protein MPSQNKKTISAVETTLDILAALEKREPVGLSDLASHLDIPTSTVFIHLNTLVQRDYVVKESGQYRRSFRFLELGGSVRQRLDIGRLLRNKVEDLSRETGEIAGAGIEENGQRVILYRSSGGKAAGDEIPIGNHTEMHWTSLGKVILAHLPVEKRNEIVADHGLPKGTDNTLSSRAALEAALERIRDQGYAIDDEEHLRGVRGVAVPIFNDEQEVMVSLGITGPRDRFTSRYMANLLEILRYTKNEIEVRSQYYEYSTIDG